From a single Planctellipticum variicoloris genomic region:
- a CDS encoding aminotransferase class V-fold PLP-dependent enzyme: MSAEAPSTARPLDVDAVRQDFPILHQTLAGDRPLVYLDTAATAQKPRVVIDKVRECFEQYNSNVHRGIHQLGDRMTTEMEDAREKVRKLLGAAEADEIVFNSGTTMAINQVALGWARKMLGPGDEILVNEMEHHANLVPWQMAAKATGASLKYLPLTADGRLDVERLDACLTHKTKLLAVTGMSNVLGTINPIGLLAQRAHAVGAKILVDGAQSVPHQPVDVHQLGIDFLAFSGHKFYAPTGVGVLYAKREILEAMDPVFGGGHMIREVFRDHATWADIPAKFEAGTAPFIEIVGLGAAIDYVRNLDWDAIAAWEHELSIYAHRRMAEIPDLVVHGPGVEHKGSILSFSLPDVHSHDLSDLLDRQGIAVRAGHHCTMPLHERLGLAATTRASLAFYNTKSEIDVLVEGIEAARKVFQRRRPAASSPHQPLTTNH; encoded by the coding sequence ATGTCCGCCGAGGCCCCCAGCACCGCCCGCCCCCTGGATGTGGATGCCGTCCGCCAGGACTTTCCGATCCTGCACCAGACGCTCGCCGGAGACCGGCCGCTGGTCTACCTCGACACGGCCGCAACCGCCCAGAAACCCCGCGTTGTCATCGATAAGGTCCGGGAGTGCTTCGAGCAGTACAACTCGAACGTCCATCGCGGGATTCACCAGCTCGGCGACCGGATGACGACCGAGATGGAAGACGCCCGGGAAAAAGTCCGCAAGCTCCTGGGGGCCGCCGAAGCCGATGAAATCGTTTTCAACTCCGGAACCACGATGGCGATCAATCAGGTCGCCCTCGGCTGGGCTCGCAAGATGCTCGGTCCCGGCGACGAAATTCTCGTCAACGAAATGGAACACCACGCCAATCTCGTCCCCTGGCAGATGGCCGCGAAGGCGACTGGTGCGTCCCTCAAATATCTTCCGCTTACTGCCGACGGTCGTCTCGATGTTGAACGGCTCGACGCCTGCCTGACGCACAAGACGAAGCTGCTCGCCGTCACCGGCATGTCGAACGTGCTGGGGACGATCAACCCCATCGGACTGCTGGCCCAGCGCGCTCATGCGGTCGGTGCGAAGATTCTCGTCGACGGCGCTCAGAGCGTCCCGCACCAGCCGGTGGACGTTCACCAACTGGGCATCGACTTCCTCGCCTTCTCCGGGCACAAGTTCTACGCCCCGACCGGTGTCGGCGTCCTGTATGCGAAGCGGGAGATCCTCGAAGCGATGGACCCGGTCTTCGGCGGCGGTCACATGATCCGCGAAGTCTTCCGCGACCACGCCACCTGGGCCGATATTCCCGCCAAGTTCGAGGCCGGCACGGCTCCGTTCATCGAGATCGTCGGCCTGGGCGCCGCGATCGACTACGTCCGGAACCTTGACTGGGACGCCATTGCCGCCTGGGAGCACGAACTCTCGATCTACGCCCATCGACGGATGGCGGAAATCCCGGACCTCGTGGTCCACGGCCCGGGCGTCGAACACAAGGGGTCGATTCTCAGCTTCAGCCTCCCCGACGTCCACTCCCACGACCTGTCCGATCTGCTCGACCGGCAAGGCATCGCCGTCCGGGCCGGACACCATTGTACCATGCCGCTGCACGAACGATTGGGGCTCGCCGCCACGACGCGCGCCAGCCTGGCGTTCTACAACACGAAATCCGAAATCGACGTCCTGGTCGAAGGAATCGAAGCCGCCCGCAAAGTCTTCCAGCGCCGCCGCCCGGCAGCTTCTTCTCCTCACCAGCCACTCACCACCAACCACTAG
- a CDS encoding iron-sulfur cluster assembly scaffold protein, with protein MDDRFDDMYDDHILDHFESPYHRGPLACASCTHADKNPICGDQLELQLRLEEGRVAEAWFTGRGCAISQAAASILCQYVEGKTLDELKTFQARQMLDLIGVRLTASRQKCGLLSFKIFKTMLYSLDAPGANPPATTASETP; from the coding sequence GTGGACGATCGTTTCGACGATATGTACGACGATCACATTCTCGATCACTTCGAGAGTCCGTACCACCGTGGTCCGCTCGCTTGCGCTTCCTGCACCCACGCCGATAAAAATCCGATCTGCGGCGACCAGCTCGAACTTCAACTCCGGCTGGAGGAGGGTCGCGTCGCCGAGGCGTGGTTCACCGGACGCGGTTGCGCCATCAGCCAGGCGGCCGCGTCGATCCTCTGCCAGTACGTGGAAGGCAAAACACTGGACGAACTGAAGACTTTTCAAGCGAGGCAGATGCTCGACCTGATCGGCGTCCGTCTGACCGCCAGCCGTCAGAAATGCGGCCTGCTGAGCTTCAAGATTTTCAAGACGATGCTGTATTCGCTGGACGCCCCCGGCGCGAACCCGCCCGCCACAACGGCGTCCGAGACTCCATAA
- a CDS encoding FHA domain-containing serine/threonine-protein kinase, producing MEQSQLLASFRGHLAESGLLTAGQLAALDRDSSVAEQTSDEGLARLLVSRKLLTRFQADRLLEGRSRGFFFDQYQILDVLGVGGMGCVYQARDTTTGEPVALKVLSERLKNDQGMFARFQQEARVGLLLKHPNIIRTHHLGIAGGLPYMTMELVEGANLLELLQKHHCLPWGQACEFIRQAALALDYIHRRGVVHRDVKPQNLLIDRKGHVRLLDFGLAMVREGDAGDEFSMAMIFGHESVGTEDFSAPEQTDDSLASDPRSDVYSLGATLFLALTCRSHRPRSRNSEGRIPASRTVRDLVPTIPQEVSDVVAKMLAADPADRYPTAVAAAEALSQWARPAIAAFDFPTILAQRKRDAERRLARLADDRASTNQLAGSTARPALGSSVAQAQPSRRTADQDSGGNDDAALPLLGTLIWRNRNQTIPLTATSLIVGRKDDCELCVPEAAVSGHQCELQFDGTFWWVRDLGSRNGTQVNGEDISYRALRNGDELTIGNQQLFRITYSLPSTASFPEPAPRSTAGWRSFATFCGIALIVALVLAAAWWTLLSPR from the coding sequence ATGGAGCAATCTCAGCTCCTCGCATCCTTTCGGGGGCATCTCGCCGAAAGCGGATTGCTCACGGCCGGGCAGCTTGCTGCGCTGGACCGTGACTCCTCGGTCGCCGAGCAGACTTCTGACGAGGGCCTGGCCCGGTTGCTGGTCTCTCGAAAGCTGCTTACGCGTTTTCAGGCCGACCGGCTGCTCGAAGGGCGTTCGCGCGGCTTCTTCTTCGATCAGTATCAGATCCTGGACGTTCTCGGCGTCGGCGGCATGGGCTGCGTCTACCAGGCCCGGGACACGACGACCGGCGAACCTGTCGCATTGAAGGTGCTTTCGGAACGTCTTAAGAACGATCAGGGGATGTTTGCGCGGTTTCAGCAGGAAGCCCGCGTCGGCCTGCTGCTGAAGCATCCGAATATCATCCGGACGCATCACCTCGGCATCGCCGGCGGCCTCCCGTACATGACGATGGAGCTCGTCGAAGGGGCCAATCTCCTCGAATTGCTGCAGAAGCATCATTGCCTTCCCTGGGGGCAGGCCTGCGAGTTCATCCGCCAAGCGGCGCTCGCACTCGACTACATTCACCGCCGCGGGGTCGTGCACCGCGACGTCAAACCCCAGAATCTGCTCATCGACCGCAAAGGGCACGTCCGCCTGCTCGACTTCGGCCTGGCCATGGTCCGCGAAGGGGATGCTGGCGACGAATTCTCCATGGCGATGATTTTCGGCCACGAGAGCGTCGGTACCGAAGACTTCTCGGCCCCCGAGCAGACCGACGACAGCCTCGCCTCCGATCCCCGCTCCGATGTCTACAGCCTGGGCGCCACGCTGTTCCTGGCGCTCACCTGCCGGTCGCATCGTCCCCGTTCGAGGAATTCCGAAGGCCGGATTCCAGCCAGTCGGACCGTTCGGGATCTCGTTCCCACGATCCCGCAGGAGGTCTCTGACGTTGTGGCGAAAATGCTCGCCGCCGACCCCGCCGATCGCTACCCGACGGCCGTCGCCGCCGCGGAGGCGCTCTCGCAATGGGCGAGACCGGCGATCGCGGCCTTTGACTTCCCGACGATTCTCGCGCAACGGAAGCGGGACGCCGAGCGCCGTCTGGCCCGACTGGCCGACGATCGGGCGTCAACGAATCAGCTTGCTGGTTCGACGGCCCGTCCCGCGCTTGGAAGTTCCGTCGCGCAGGCACAGCCATCCCGTCGAACCGCCGATCAGGACAGCGGCGGGAATGACGATGCTGCGCTGCCCCTGCTGGGGACTCTCATCTGGAGAAACCGCAATCAGACGATTCCGCTCACGGCGACGTCATTGATCGTCGGCCGGAAAGACGATTGCGAACTCTGCGTCCCGGAGGCCGCCGTCTCCGGTCACCAATGCGAATTGCAGTTCGACGGGACCTTCTGGTGGGTCCGGGATCTGGGGAGCCGCAATGGAACTCAGGTCAATGGCGAGGATATCTCGTACCGCGCCCTCCGCAACGGGGACGAGCTGACCATCGGCAACCAGCAGTTGTTCCGGATCACTTACAGTCTCCCGTCAACCGCCAGTTTCCCCGAGCCGGCCCCCCGTTCCACCGCCGGTTGGCGGTCGTTCGCGACCTTCTGCGGCATCGCGTTGATCGTCGCCCTCGTCCTTGCCGCCGCCTGGTGGACGCTTCTCAGCCCGCGCTGA